From a region of the Triticum aestivum cultivar Chinese Spring chromosome 7D, IWGSC CS RefSeq v2.1, whole genome shotgun sequence genome:
- the LOC123168990 gene encoding transcription factor MYB53, with protein MGRSPCCDGEAGVKKGPWTTEEDKLLMDYIQEKGHGSWRRLPKLAGLNRCGKSCRLRWTNYLRPDIKRGRFTDDEEKLIIHLHSLLGNKWSSIATKLPGRTDNEIKNYWNTHLRKKLLRMGIDPVTHRPRTDLSMLAGLPGLLAAAGNFGGSGAGTAAWDMNALKLQVDVAKFQLLQGLVRALTTAAAPAPAPGMDYLMELLAVSNGGQHGGVDQNILLQQCQWNHMNNLPALTSSAPTSGMHNISGLFDGFSAGDGLSSTELGGHGGASWSKVTVDPLMADDIECKNNGGGSVSCEQTPASSPFDGLESLNLMDDLNTDGGWKDLLEQMPWLNTSEL; from the exons ATGGGGCGGTCGCCGTGCTGCGACGGGGAGGCCGGCGTGAAGAAGGGGCCGTGGACAACCGAGGAAGACAAGCTGCTGATGGACTACATCCAGGAGAAGGGCCACGGCAGCTGGCGCCGCCTGCCCAAGCTCGCCGGCCTCAACCGCTGCGGCAAGAGCTGCCGTCTCCGCTGGACCAACTACCTCCGGCCCGACATCAAGCGCGGACGCTTCACCGACGACGAGGAGAAGCTCATCATCCACCTCCACTCCCTCCTCGGCAACAA GTGGTCGTCGATCGCTACGAAGTTGCCGGGGAGGACGGACAACGAGATCAAGAACTACTGGAACACACACCTGCGCAAGAAGCTGCTCCGCATGGGTATCGACCCCGTCACGCACCGCCCACGCACCGACCTCAGCATGCTCGCAGGGCTCCCGGGCCTCCTCGCGGCAGCCGGTAACTTCGGCGGCTCCGGCGCGGGCACGGCCGCCTGGGACATGAACGCGCTCAAGCTCCAGGTCGACGTCGCCAAGTTCCAGCTGCTGCAGGGCCTCGTGCGAGCGCTCACCACCGCGGCGGCTCCCGCGCCCGCGCCCGGCATGGACTACCTCATGGAGCTCCTCGCCGTCAGCAACGGCGGGCAGCACGGCGGAGTCGACCAGAACATTCTGCTCCAGCAGTGCCAGTGGAACCACATGAACAACCTGCCGGCGCTGACCAGCTCAGCGCCAACGAGCGGCATGCACAACATCAGCGGCCTGTTCGACGGCTTCAGCGCCGGCGACGGGCTGAGCTCAACGGAGCTTGGGGGCCACGGTGGGGCGAGCTGGAGCAAGGTGACCGTCGATCCACTGATGGCCGACGACATCGAGTGCAAGAACAATGGCGGCGGCAGCGTGTCCTGCGAGCAGACGCCGGCGTCGAGCCCTTTCGACGGGCTAGAGAGCCTGAACCTGATGGACGACCTCAACACGGATGGTGGTTGGAAGGATTTGCTAGA GCAAATGCCATGgctgaacacaagtgagttgtga